In Dioscorea cayenensis subsp. rotundata cultivar TDr96_F1 unplaced genomic scaffold, TDr96_F1_v2_PseudoChromosome.rev07_lg8_w22 25.fasta BLBR01001098.1, whole genome shotgun sequence, one DNA window encodes the following:
- the LOC120255598 gene encoding receptor-like protein EIX1 — MACLSLFVFLVILVVLAFPPVCYVHGISCIETERIALLSIKAGIDQSNNQSLFSSWTGQDYCKWQGVSCNNESRHVIKLDLRRQYTYYNMPASKLNSSLIQLHHLKHLDLSMNNFKGSPIPDFIGSLANLEYLNLSNAGFNGILPHTFGNLSCLRYLDLSSNLYLEANDLHWLSGMTSLHHLDLSGVDLSNVHGWLHSINMLSSLLVLKLSYAGLQTGGIHDTTLLHHHHLNFTSLRVLDLSHNYDLNFTLPEWLFNYTSLVELDLSACALYGKLPVTVGNLSRLRVFSLSGNSFDGVIPESLGNLGSLEILDLSANQELSGSIPEYFGNLGYLERLDLSENKLNGRIPESLSNLTNLVYLDLSWNMIRGVIPESFGNLTLLQHFYGARNNLSGKLPETMGNFVHLQALDLSQNAISGKLPDSFGNLSQLHYFSLQGSDINGTLPKGMGNLCKLQTLDLTGNMISGGIDDLVDGLSKCRENKYGSASESWEGLGTLNLGNNMLNGTIPENIGKLSKLFELNLSSNSLMGVLTESHFANLVNLKYLDLSLQLFAIECK; from the exons ATGGCTTGTCTATcgttgtttgtttttcttgttatcCTTGTTGTCTTAGCATTCCCTCCAGTTTGCTATGTCCATGGTATAAGTTGTATTGAAACTGAAAGGATAGCCCTTCTCAGCATCAAAGCAGGCATTGATCAGAGCAACAACCAAAGCTTGTTCTCTTCTTGGACTGGCCAAGACTATTGCAAATGGCAAGGAGTGAGCTGCAACAATGAATCCCGGCATGTCATCAAGCTAGATCTCCGACGACAGTATACTTATTATAACATGCCAGCAAGTAAGTTGAACTCTTCTCTCATTCAGCTTCATCATTTAAAGCACTTGGATTTGAGCATGAACAACTTCAAAGGCTCCCCCATCCCAGACTTCATTGGTTCTCTTGCCAACCTTGAGTACCTTAATCTCTCTAATGCTGGATTCAATGGAATCCTTCCTCATACCTTTGGAAACCTATCATGCTTGCGTTATCTTGATCTTAGCTCAAATTTATATCTAGAAGCTAATGACCTCCACTGGCTATCTGGAATGACATCTTTGCATCATCTTGACTTGAGTGGGGTGGACCTTTCTAACGTTCATGGTTGGCTTCATAGTATTAATATGCTCTCTTCTCTTCTTGTCTTGAAACTCTCTTATGCTGGCCTCCAAACTGGTGGTATTCATGATACTACTctgcttcatcatcatcatctcaacTTCACATCTCTTCGTGTGCTTGATCTCTCTCATAATTATGACTTGAACTTCACTCTGCCTGAATGGTTGTTCAATTACACTAGCCTTGTTGAACTTGATCTCTCTGCTTGTGCTCTGTATGGCAAGTTACCAGTCACAGTTGGTAACTTGAGTCGCTTGAGAGTCTTCAGCTTGTCTGGTAACTCTTTTGATGGAGTGATTCCAGAGTCCTTGGGAAATCTTGGTAGCTTGGAGATTCTTGATTTGTCCGCTAATCAAGAACTGAGTGGAAGCATTCCGGAGTACTTTGGAAATCTTGGTTACTTGGAGAGACTTGATTTGTCAGAAAATAAACTCAATGGAAGGATTCCGGAATCTCTGAGCAATCTTACAAATTTAGTATAC TTGGATTTGTCATGGAATATGATCAGGGGAGTGATTCCTGAATCCTTTGGCAATCTCACACTTTTGCAGCATTTTTATGGGGCTCGTAACAATCTCAGCGGCAAATTGCCTGAAACTATGGGGAATTTTGTTCACCTTCAGGCTCTAGATTTGTCTCAAAATGCAATAAGTGGAAAGTTACCAGACAGCTTTGGAAATCTTAGCCAATTGCATTACTTTAGCCTGCAGGGCAGTGACATCAATGGAACATTGCCAAAAGGCATGGGGAACTTATGCAAGTTACAGACCTTGGATTTAACTGGCAATATGATCAGTGGAGGCATTGATGACCTTGTTGATGGATTGTCTAAATGCAGGGAGAACAAGTATGGTTCGGCTTCGGAAAGTTGGGAGGGTCTAGGAACATTGAATCTGGGAAACAACATGCTAAATGGAACAATTCCAGAGAACATAGGCAAATTATCTAAACTGTTTGAACTGAATCTCTCTTCAAATTCTTTGATGGGTGTCCTAACTGAATCTCATTTTGCTAATCTTGTAAACTTGAAATATTTGGACTTATCCCTACAACTCTTTGCAATTGAATGCAAGTGA